From the Gordonia bronchialis DSM 43247 genome, one window contains:
- a CDS encoding linalool dehydratase/isomerase domain-containing protein, with product MASQRYLFDLALQPVDDFTGFTRLEQIGGSALRYQLSYACYALSLAQYTRTPAFGGYLAEAQANLIRKMCDKRVWGYWATERLAGYLRWNPDPMVFANVMYTGFFAAMLAMYETMNDDRGFDDDGSLPLVWSRRQTYDYGFTRIAQAIETNMRASSQTMYPCEPHLIYPMCNTIALAGLTGYDRLHQTDLTDDLLDKTRDSLNHNGYRLRNGRFLFGRGPLGLMMPPMLANDAVMTYWLNGIMPDMAAETWESLRTNRLRIRNGDVALRTGPIDHLDVGSYHLGVAWAWVNVLCAAKEMGDDEVAQGVSAHIRSETGFERSPEGAHRLAGVSTWVNCAYAFSQFVGRDSLQGLITGRVPEAWRTGPTLDEAAYPDVLVAKALSDSTGLELVLRPGAGAVRTPLRLGRLRPRASYRVDGGVESEIIAHDAGSAIVTVELADRHEVRVTAA from the coding sequence GTGGCATCGCAGCGTTACCTGTTCGATCTGGCACTGCAGCCGGTTGATGACTTCACCGGTTTCACCAGGCTCGAGCAGATCGGCGGCAGCGCACTGCGCTACCAGCTGAGTTACGCCTGCTACGCGCTGTCGCTGGCGCAGTACACGCGTACCCCCGCCTTCGGCGGCTACCTCGCCGAGGCGCAGGCCAACCTCATCCGCAAGATGTGCGACAAGCGGGTGTGGGGCTACTGGGCCACCGAGCGGCTCGCCGGCTACCTGCGCTGGAATCCCGATCCGATGGTGTTCGCCAACGTCATGTACACCGGGTTCTTCGCCGCGATGCTCGCCATGTACGAGACGATGAACGACGACCGCGGCTTCGACGACGACGGCTCCCTGCCCCTGGTGTGGAGCCGTCGGCAGACCTACGACTACGGATTCACCCGCATCGCACAGGCCATCGAGACCAACATGCGGGCGAGTTCGCAGACGATGTATCCGTGTGAGCCGCACCTGATCTACCCGATGTGCAACACCATCGCGCTGGCCGGGCTGACAGGTTACGACCGTCTGCATCAGACCGATCTCACCGACGACCTACTCGACAAGACCCGCGATTCCCTCAACCACAACGGCTACCGACTCCGCAACGGGCGCTTCCTGTTCGGCCGCGGACCGCTGGGCCTCATGATGCCACCCATGCTCGCCAACGACGCCGTGATGACATACTGGCTCAACGGCATCATGCCCGACATGGCCGCCGAAACCTGGGAATCCCTGCGCACCAACCGTCTCCGGATCCGCAACGGCGACGTGGCATTGCGCACCGGCCCGATCGACCATCTGGATGTCGGTTCCTACCACCTCGGCGTCGCCTGGGCCTGGGTCAACGTCTTGTGCGCGGCCAAGGAGATGGGCGACGACGAAGTGGCGCAGGGTGTTTCCGCACACATCCGCTCCGAAACCGGTTTCGAGCGGTCCCCGGAGGGAGCACACCGGCTGGCCGGTGTCTCGACCTGGGTCAACTGCGCCTACGCCTTCTCGCAGTTCGTCGGCCGCGACAGCCTGCAGGGCCTGATCACCGGCCGGGTGCCCGAGGCCTGGCGCACCGGCCCGACACTCGACGAGGCCGCCTACCCCGACGTGCTGGTGGCCAAGGCCCTCAGCGACAGCACCGGCCTCGAGTTGGTCCTCCGCCCCGGCGCCGGCGCGGTCCGTACGCCGTTGCGGCTCGGGCGTTTACGCCCCCGTGCCAGCTATCGGGTCGACGGTGGTGTCGAGTCAGAGATCATCGCCCACGACGCCGGTTCGGCCATCGTCACCGTCGAATTGGCCGACCGGCACGAGGTGCGGGTCACGGCCGCTTGA
- a CDS encoding NAD(P)/FAD-dependent oxidoreductase, with amino-acid sequence MKRNSDVAVIGAGIVGLAAAHELSVRGLSVTVFETGVPGFGQSAGQSRIFRHAHDDPRMVDLAVRARVRWLQWEDEFGTELLSRDGGLALGPSAIRRLEHLSAHPEVDARAVDSAELARLAPVLADYRGDAVFDATAGSIRTRAAIEAMSARYADYIVGEQVIAVRDLGGCVQIRCPTGVYEHGALVVAAGRGTAALASGLGLDLPIELGAHVRVSFAARTPQETMPTLQDGSDHFGFSGIYAAAYPDRTGYGLGLSDSVPAQPDGTIRDAATLGELADRAVQYVSVALPGLDPTPRDIVHCWVTTLPWGDDGVAIFSTGSTYVVAGHNLFKHAPVLGEALAQSVVAGSVVEGFSADDRLGASG; translated from the coding sequence ATGAAACGTAATTCGGATGTGGCGGTCATCGGCGCCGGGATCGTCGGTCTCGCGGCCGCCCACGAGTTGTCCGTCCGAGGGCTCTCGGTGACGGTGTTCGAGACCGGTGTGCCCGGTTTCGGGCAGTCGGCCGGTCAGTCCCGGATCTTCCGGCATGCGCACGACGACCCCCGAATGGTCGACCTCGCGGTGCGGGCCAGGGTCAGATGGTTGCAGTGGGAGGACGAGTTCGGAACCGAATTGCTCTCGCGCGACGGTGGTCTCGCCCTCGGACCATCGGCGATCCGACGGCTGGAGCATCTGTCCGCACACCCGGAGGTCGACGCGCGCGCAGTGGACTCGGCCGAACTCGCCCGGCTTGCGCCCGTCCTCGCCGACTACCGGGGCGACGCCGTCTTCGACGCCACCGCCGGATCGATCCGCACCCGCGCCGCGATCGAGGCGATGTCGGCGCGGTACGCCGATTACATCGTCGGCGAACAGGTCATCGCGGTGCGTGACCTCGGAGGCTGCGTCCAAATACGTTGTCCCACCGGTGTCTACGAGCACGGCGCGTTGGTTGTTGCGGCTGGCCGCGGCACCGCTGCGCTGGCGAGCGGACTGGGACTGGATCTGCCGATCGAACTGGGCGCGCACGTGCGGGTGTCCTTCGCCGCCCGCACGCCACAGGAGACGATGCCGACTCTGCAGGACGGCAGCGATCATTTCGGGTTCAGCGGCATCTACGCCGCGGCCTATCCGGACCGGACGGGATACGGCCTGGGACTGTCTGATTCGGTGCCGGCGCAACCGGATGGGACCATCCGTGATGCGGCGACGCTCGGTGAACTCGCCGATCGGGCAGTACAATACGTGTCGGTCGCGCTGCCCGGTCTGGACCCGACGCCCCGCGACATCGTGCACTGCTGGGTCACCACACTGCCGTGGGGCGACGACGGGGTCGCCATCTTCTCGACCGGTTCCACCTACGTGGTGGCCGGGCACAACCTGTTCAAACACGCGCCGGTGCTGGGCGAAGCACTCGCGCAATCGGTGGTCGCCGGGTCGGTGGTCGAGGGATTCAGCGCCGACGACCGGCTGGGGGCGTCGGGCTGA
- a CDS encoding type 1 glutamine amidotransferase domain-containing protein: protein MAEELKNTTVAFLVAPEGIEQVELTEPWKSVEATGGTPRLVSTDSGTVQAFNHLDKADTFPVDVTTDDAKVDDFDALVLPGGVANPDYLRTVDSAVALIKAFFDAGKPVAVICHGPWSLVEADVLRGRTITSWPSVRTDIVNAGGNWVDEEVVVCREGPNTLISSRNPDDLPAFNATLVTEFAKQNAAH, encoded by the coding sequence ATGGCTGAAGAACTGAAGAACACCACCGTCGCCTTCCTGGTCGCGCCGGAGGGCATCGAGCAGGTCGAACTCACCGAGCCGTGGAAGTCGGTCGAGGCAACCGGCGGCACACCGCGCCTGGTCTCCACCGATTCCGGAACCGTGCAGGCCTTCAATCACCTCGACAAGGCCGACACCTTCCCGGTGGATGTCACCACCGACGACGCCAAGGTCGACGACTTCGACGCGCTCGTCCTGCCCGGCGGCGTCGCCAACCCGGATTACCTGCGCACCGTCGACTCCGCCGTCGCGCTGATCAAGGCCTTCTTCGATGCCGGGAAGCCGGTCGCGGTCATCTGTCACGGGCCGTGGTCGCTGGTGGAGGCCGACGTCCTGCGCGGCCGCACGATCACCTCCTGGCCGAGCGTGCGCACCGACATCGTCAACGCCGGCGGCAACTGGGTCGACGAGGAGGTCGTGGTCTGCCGCGAAGGCCCCAACACGCTCATCTCGAGTCGTAACCCCGACGACCTGCCGGCGTTCAACGCCACCCTGGTCACCGAGTTCGCGAAGCAGAACGCAGCGCACTGA